From the genome of Gemmatimonas phototrophica, one region includes:
- a CDS encoding DUF3108 domain-containing protein, producing the protein MPSLIRFSVAQLCGTLCLALPASVLAQPAAPRDSAHGARLPFGTGEVLDYKVNVSFGGNIGHGQMRVEGPVAERGVTTWRLVSEMKAKRAFVKATDKTTSWIDPLRFATTRFEKVERHPLSNSSETVEMDLVAGTWREAKGEPQALASQFPLDELSFLYFLRTLPLDKEGSHHFNRHFDDTRNPTMVTVGAEEAVDTPLGTFPTRVVIMHVRDPKHYKGVGLIKINIDLSACRLPVRIVSRMPIVGTTTLTLVGRTDSPNHCES; encoded by the coding sequence ATGCCGTCGCTCATTCGTTTCTCCGTTGCTCAGCTGTGCGGAACGCTCTGTCTTGCGTTGCCCGCATCCGTGTTGGCCCAGCCGGCCGCTCCGCGCGATTCCGCGCATGGGGCCCGCCTGCCGTTCGGCACCGGCGAGGTGCTCGACTACAAGGTGAACGTGTCCTTCGGCGGCAACATTGGCCACGGGCAGATGCGAGTGGAGGGCCCCGTGGCCGAGCGTGGTGTCACCACATGGCGCCTGGTCTCGGAAATGAAGGCCAAGCGGGCCTTCGTGAAAGCCACCGACAAGACGACCTCGTGGATTGACCCGCTCCGCTTTGCCACCACCCGTTTTGAAAAGGTGGAGCGGCATCCGCTCTCCAACTCCAGCGAAACCGTGGAGATGGATCTCGTCGCCGGGACGTGGCGTGAGGCCAAGGGGGAGCCCCAGGCGCTCGCCTCTCAGTTCCCGCTGGATGAGCTCTCCTTCCTGTACTTCCTGCGCACGCTGCCGCTGGACAAGGAAGGGTCGCACCACTTCAACCGCCACTTCGATGACACGCGCAACCCAACCATGGTCACGGTGGGCGCGGAGGAAGCGGTGGACACACCGCTCGGTACGTTTCCGACCCGCGTGGTCATCATGCACGTGCGCGACCCGAAGCACTACAAAGGGGTTGGGCTCATCAAGATCAACATTGATCTGTCGGCATGCCGGCTCCCGGTACGCATCGTGAGTCGCATGCCCATTGTGGGCACCACCACCCTCACGCTGGTGGGACGAACGGACTCGCCAAATCACTGCGAGTCGTAA
- a CDS encoding YceI family protein — protein sequence MRSLISHLSISAAALLLIAATPSSIPGALTLGEGSRLWFDGTSTLRSWSCSADKIDATLNSPVDDVIDHTLDGKKVAGTVQVDFPVSKLECKNGTMNEHMGKALKTKEFTNIRFTMTSYDVAKGSAVTGTLQGTLQLAGKTMPISVPVTFGTAADGAMRVTGKVPVKMTDWEVKPPTLMLGSIKVGPVVTVNFDLQLQKGTTVTQ from the coding sequence ATGCGCTCCCTGATTTCGCATCTCTCCATATCCGCCGCCGCGCTGCTGCTCATCGCCGCCACCCCGAGCAGCATTCCCGGTGCACTGACGCTGGGCGAAGGGAGCCGCCTCTGGTTTGACGGAACATCCACTCTCCGCAGCTGGAGCTGCAGCGCCGACAAGATCGACGCCACGCTCAACTCGCCGGTGGATGACGTCATCGACCACACCCTTGATGGCAAGAAAGTGGCAGGCACCGTGCAGGTGGATTTCCCCGTGAGCAAGCTCGAGTGCAAGAACGGCACGATGAACGAGCACATGGGCAAGGCGCTCAAGACCAAGGAATTCACGAACATCCGCTTCACGATGACGAGCTACGATGTGGCCAAGGGCAGTGCCGTAACCGGCACGCTTCAGGGCACGCTGCAGCTGGCCGGCAAGACGATGCCGATTTCGGTGCCGGTCACCTTTGGCACGGCGGCCGACGGCGCGATGCGCGTCACCGGCAAGGTGCCCGTGAAAATGACCGACTGGGAAGTCAAGCCGCCCACGCTCATGCTCGGCTCCATCAAGGTCGGGCCCGTGGTCACCGTGAACTTCGATCTCCAGCTGCAAAAGGGCACCACCGTTACGCAGTAA
- a CDS encoding serine hydrolase domain-containing protein, translating into MALFLALRRGVVWSAAFVFSASCTSLLDAQPASAAGRSSRPQPALRHGFAPERLARIDTMLNEAVRREEVGGLVAYVLRDDQVVYERAVGWSNREQRIPMAPNALFRIASQTKALTSAAVLMLMEEGRLSLGTPASRFMPTFARTTVAERTDTGVTIVPARRPITIKDLLTHTAGISYGVDATVAEKYRAKGLGPAAGYGWYTADKSVPICTTMDTLGTLPFVAQPGQRFVYGYNTDVLGCIVERASGKPLDVFLRERLTQPLGMMDTHFFVPEAKRARLVTVYSSSAQGTTRAEDGAKGQGHYVDGPRMSFAGGAGLVSTAQDYARFLQMIAHRGSWRGTHYLAPHTVGLMTSHQIGALYGPGLGFGLGFETVEAYGASNLASRGTFGWGGAYGSNYKVDPAEGLVIVVMMNQLPNTSDVVARFQTMLYAALMESRAR; encoded by the coding sequence ATGGCTCTCTTCCTCGCTCTCCGACGCGGCGTGGTTTGGTCCGCCGCCTTCGTCTTCAGCGCGTCCTGCACCAGCCTGCTGGACGCTCAGCCAGCTTCGGCGGCCGGTCGATCGTCGCGTCCCCAGCCCGCGCTTCGGCACGGATTTGCTCCCGAACGGCTGGCGCGCATTGACACCATGCTCAACGAAGCGGTGCGACGTGAGGAGGTGGGAGGGCTCGTGGCCTATGTGCTGCGTGACGATCAGGTGGTGTACGAACGCGCCGTCGGGTGGAGCAATCGGGAGCAGCGCATTCCCATGGCCCCCAATGCCCTGTTTCGCATTGCTTCGCAAACCAAGGCGCTCACCAGTGCAGCGGTGCTGATGCTCATGGAAGAGGGAAGATTGTCGCTGGGCACACCCGCCAGCCGGTTCATGCCGACCTTTGCGCGCACCACGGTCGCGGAACGGACGGATACCGGCGTGACCATCGTGCCGGCGCGGCGCCCCATCACCATCAAGGATCTGCTCACCCATACCGCCGGCATTTCGTACGGCGTGGATGCGACGGTGGCCGAGAAGTATCGGGCCAAGGGGCTAGGGCCGGCAGCAGGCTATGGCTGGTATACCGCCGACAAGAGCGTGCCCATTTGCACCACCATGGATACGCTCGGGACATTGCCGTTTGTGGCCCAACCCGGCCAGCGTTTCGTGTACGGCTACAACACCGATGTGCTGGGGTGCATTGTGGAGCGGGCGTCGGGGAAGCCACTCGATGTGTTTTTGCGCGAACGGCTCACGCAACCGCTGGGCATGATGGATACCCACTTCTTCGTGCCGGAAGCCAAGCGCGCGCGCCTGGTCACGGTGTACAGCAGTAGCGCGCAAGGCACCACGCGGGCCGAAGACGGTGCGAAGGGTCAGGGGCACTATGTAGACGGACCACGCATGAGCTTTGCCGGTGGTGCCGGGCTGGTCTCCACGGCGCAGGACTATGCGCGCTTTTTGCAAATGATCGCGCACCGAGGCAGCTGGCGTGGCACGCACTATCTCGCGCCGCACACCGTGGGGCTCATGACCTCACACCAGATTGGAGCGCTCTACGGGCCCGGCCTCGGGTTTGGGCTGGGCTTTGAGACGGTGGAAGCATATGGCGCCTCCAACCTGGCCTCCCGGGGAACGTTCGGCTGGGGCGGCGCCTACGGATCCAATTACAAGGTTGATCCCGCTGAGGGATTGGTCATTGTCGTGATGATGAACCAGCTCCCCAACACCAGTGACGTGGTGGCACGCTTCCAAACCATGCTGTATGCGGCATTGATGGAGAGCCGGGCGCGGTAG
- a CDS encoding DUF1028 domain-containing protein, whose translation MPRAVPRLVSHLTLLVALIIALPRAAHATWSVIAVDKATGRVVIASATCVNNTDSFLMGVQAVIVPGKGVAACQAGVDRTKANQMLVYRELQKGTDPARIIEMLSEDPAFQSRQFGIVDLQGRHAGHSGLANGYVTQDMQGQVPGTEIYYSIQGNILRPGDVVPNAVRAFVQTQGSLTDRVMAALETADRFGGDSRCDCPPLPAGGSAALIACEGRTSYIAYILMANATDTSGDSHNNGTYAMYLTVTQPDQGGPNAIKPGENLNPVKTLRLRYDTWRKTQPRSFK comes from the coding sequence ATGCCTCGCGCAGTGCCTCGGCTCGTTTCACATCTGACGCTCTTGGTGGCGCTGATCATCGCGCTGCCACGTGCGGCCCACGCCACCTGGTCGGTGATCGCCGTGGACAAAGCCACCGGACGGGTGGTCATCGCGTCAGCCACGTGCGTGAACAACACCGACAGCTTTCTGATGGGCGTGCAAGCCGTCATCGTCCCCGGCAAAGGCGTCGCCGCCTGTCAGGCCGGTGTCGATCGCACCAAGGCCAATCAGATGCTGGTGTATCGCGAGTTGCAGAAGGGCACCGACCCGGCGCGCATCATCGAGATGCTCTCGGAAGACCCGGCCTTCCAGTCACGGCAGTTTGGCATTGTGGACCTGCAGGGCCGCCACGCGGGGCACTCCGGACTCGCCAACGGCTATGTCACGCAGGACATGCAAGGGCAGGTGCCGGGCACGGAGATCTACTACTCCATTCAAGGCAATATTCTTCGGCCGGGTGACGTGGTCCCCAACGCCGTGCGAGCGTTTGTACAGACCCAGGGCTCGCTCACCGATCGGGTCATGGCGGCCCTCGAAACCGCGGACCGCTTTGGAGGGGACAGTCGATGTGACTGCCCACCGTTGCCGGCTGGCGGGAGTGCGGCGCTGATCGCCTGTGAAGGGCGGACATCGTACATCGCCTACATCCTCATGGCCAATGCCACCGACACCAGCGGCGATTCTCACAACAATGGCACGTACGCCATGTATCTCACGGTGACGCAGCCCGATCAGGGTGGCCCCAACGCCATCAAGCCCGGGGAGAATCTCAATCCGGTCAAAACCCTGCGCCTGCGCTACGATACGTGGCGCAAGACGCAGCCGAGGAGCTTCAAATGA
- a CDS encoding YbhB/YbcL family Raf kinase inhibitor-like protein yields the protein MTRRATRWIALAGGLAVALSTAPGLLSAQPRAPMRVLSLTSSAFDDGALIPARHAQTGRDVSPPLAWRGAPDSTRSFVLVVHDADAAAGDGTDDLLHWLVWNIPGTANSLPEGMAAGAQLPNGVRQISASGPYYRGPAAPASGPAHHYVFELYALDIAVSQAPAALPPALTRATIMRAISGHVLAKGVLVGRYQRPAP from the coding sequence ATGACCCGCCGTGCCACACGATGGATTGCTCTCGCAGGAGGGCTGGCCGTTGCCCTGAGCACCGCACCGGGGCTGCTGTCGGCGCAGCCCCGCGCTCCCATGCGGGTGCTGTCGCTCACATCAAGTGCGTTTGACGATGGGGCGCTGATCCCCGCGCGCCATGCGCAAACCGGGCGCGATGTGTCGCCGCCACTGGCGTGGCGTGGCGCGCCCGATTCCACGCGGAGCTTTGTGCTGGTGGTACACGATGCGGACGCCGCTGCCGGCGATGGCACCGACGATCTGCTGCATTGGCTGGTTTGGAATATTCCCGGCACCGCGAACTCGCTGCCGGAAGGGATGGCGGCCGGCGCACAGCTCCCCAACGGCGTGCGCCAGATCAGTGCGAGTGGCCCCTACTATCGCGGACCGGCGGCGCCGGCCTCGGGTCCGGCTCATCACTATGTCTTTGAGCTTTACGCACTGGATATCGCCGTCAGTCAGGCACCGGCGGCCCTGCCGCCAGCGCTCACTCGCGCGACCATCATGCGGGCCATCAGCGGGCATGTGCTCGCGAAAGGTGTGCTGGTGGGGCGGTACCAGCGACCGGCACCATAG
- a CDS encoding glycosyltransferase family 4 protein: MRILFCTDTYPPQLNGVSVVTAAMVAGLHRRGWECAVIAPTYPPGTRDVLPVPVAVAQHAVPAFSWPPYPDVRLALNARGRVRDIIRDFAPTVVHCASELAIGRAGLLEARAHGIPVCTTYHTDFSRYCDAYGVPWLRPAVTRWIARFHRRADLTLTPSRAARQSLHDLNVRHVRVWSGGIDADQFHPRHFSLLTRHRLAMGQAFTFLYVGRLAPEKSVEVVLSAFARLAAQCPAGSVRLLVAGTGPSEAALRNQAPPGVTFLGAVNRATELPALYASADAFVYASTTETLGLVVLEAMASGLPVVATPALGVGDFLEDGRNGLAFPAYNVDACAQAMRQLCTGESLHERLRSGARQTAERFADGAEMDRLDGVLQDLAHTPLPEAPAHRLFNAARALPDSR, translated from the coding sequence ATGCGCATTCTCTTCTGCACCGACACCTATCCACCACAGCTCAATGGCGTGAGCGTCGTGACGGCCGCGATGGTGGCGGGGCTGCACCGTCGGGGATGGGAGTGTGCGGTGATTGCGCCTACGTACCCACCGGGAACGCGGGACGTGCTGCCTGTTCCGGTGGCGGTCGCACAGCATGCCGTCCCGGCGTTCTCGTGGCCTCCGTATCCTGACGTTCGGCTTGCCCTGAATGCGCGCGGTCGGGTACGCGACATCATTCGGGACTTTGCGCCCACGGTGGTGCACTGCGCATCCGAGCTCGCGATCGGGCGCGCCGGATTGCTTGAGGCGCGGGCCCACGGCATTCCCGTCTGCACCACCTACCACACGGATTTTTCGCGCTACTGTGACGCGTACGGTGTGCCCTGGCTGCGACCGGCGGTGACCCGTTGGATTGCCCGGTTTCACCGGCGGGCAGATCTCACCCTGACGCCGTCCCGCGCGGCACGCCAGTCACTGCACGATCTCAACGTTCGTCATGTCCGCGTCTGGAGCGGCGGCATCGACGCCGATCAATTTCATCCCCGACACTTCTCCCTCCTCACGCGCCATCGCCTGGCCATGGGCCAGGCGTTCACGTTCCTGTACGTCGGGCGACTGGCGCCGGAGAAGAGCGTGGAGGTGGTGCTGAGCGCGTTCGCGCGGCTCGCTGCCCAGTGCCCGGCGGGCAGCGTCCGGCTGCTGGTGGCCGGGACCGGCCCCAGCGAGGCGGCGCTGCGCAATCAGGCCCCGCCAGGCGTGACATTTTTGGGAGCGGTGAACCGCGCGACGGAACTCCCGGCGCTGTACGCGAGCGCCGACGCGTTCGTGTATGCCTCAACCACCGAAACGTTGGGGCTGGTCGTTCTGGAGGCGATGGCGTCCGGGCTGCCGGTCGTGGCCACCCCGGCGTTGGGGGTGGGTGACTTCCTCGAAGATGGACGCAACGGGCTCGCGTTTCCCGCCTATAACGTAGACGCCTGTGCGCAGGCCATGCGGCAGTTGTGCACTGGGGAGTCGCTGCATGAGCGACTGCGATCGGGGGCCCGCCAGACGGCGGAGCGCTTCGCCGATGGTGCCGAAATGGATCGGCTTGATGGGGTACTGCAGGATCTCGCCCACACGCCCCTGCCCGAAGCGCCAGCCCATCGCCTCTTCAACGCGGCGCGTGCACTGCCAGATAGTCGCTGA